CCGGTCCGGACCGCGACGATCCCGACCGCGACGATCCCGACCCCTCCGGTCCGGGCCGGGACGGTCGCGTCGATCCGTACCGCCACGTGATCACGAAACGGACAATTCACCCCGCTTGACCCGTCCTTGACCGGGCGTTGGGGACTCCATGAGCGCCCTGTGACCCAGCTGTGTCCGGCCCTCCGGAGCTGAGAGCTGAATCACCGGACGGGCGGGTATGACCGAGGTAAGCCTCGGTTAAGTTAGGTCCGCCTCACCACCGTCCCCGCGTTCCTGGAGTCCCCATGCGAGCCGTCCGCCTCTCCGTCGTCACCGCCGCCGCGACCGCGGCCGCTCTGACCGCCGTCACGGGCTGCACCGAGAAGAGCGACGCCAAGGCGGAGGACGGTGCGATCACCGTCGTCGCCAAGGACGACTCCTGCGAGGTGTCGAAGACGCAGTTCCCGGCCGGCCACGTGACGCTGGCCGTCGAGAACCGCGGCTCCAAGGTCACCGAGGTCTACGTCCTCTACCCGGACGACCGGATCGTCACCGAGCGCGAGAACATCGGCCCCGGCACCAAGGCCACGATCACCGCCGAGATCAAGGCCGGCGCCTACGCGATCGTCTGCAAGCCCGGCATGACCGGCACCGGCATCCGGCAGCAGGTCGAGCTCACCGGCGCGGGCGCCGCGGCCACGAAGCGCTCCCCGGAGATGGACACCGCCGTCGCCGCCTACCGCCAGTACGTGCAGGCGCAGGCCGACGCGACCCTCCCCAAGGTGAAGGTCTTCACCGACGCCGTCCGCGCCGGTGACATCGAGGCCGCCAAGAAGGCGTACGCCGAGTCCCGCATCGGCTGGGAGCGCACCGAGCCGGTCGCCGAGTCCTTCGGCGACATCGACCCCAAGGTCGACGTCCGCGAGGACGGCCTCGAGGAGGGCCAGGACCCGGCGAAGGACTGGACCGGCTGGCACCGCCTGGAGAAGGCGCTCTGGAAGGACAAGAAGCTCGGCGCCGCCGAGAAGCAGCTCGCGGACACCCTGGACAAGGACCTCGCGGACTGGGTGAAGCGGGTCGGCAAGGCCGAGATCACCCCGACCTCGATGGCCAACGGCGCCAAGGAACTCCTGGACGAGGTCGCCTCCGGCAAGGTCACCGGCGAGGAGGAGCGCTACTCCCACACCGACCTCGTCGACTTCAAGGCGAACGTCGAGGGCGCGCAGAAGTCCTTCGAGCTGCTCAAGCCGGTCGCCACGAAGAACGACCCGAAGCTCGTCGCCGAACTCGACAAGCAGTTCGCCGCGCTGAACACGCTGCTCGACACGTACCGCACGGACAAGAGCAGCTACGTCTTCACCTCGTACGAGAAGGTCGGCAAGGCCGAGCGCAAGGAGCTCTCGGACGGCGTCAACGCGCTGGCCGAGCCGCTCTCCAAGCTCGCCGCCGCGGTCGTCAAGTAGCCGTCGAACGACCGGGGAGGGGACGGACATGTCCGAGGAGACCCAGGAACAGCAGTCGGCGGAGGCCGCGCCCTCCCGCCGTACCGTCATCGGCTGGGGCGGTGCCGGGCTCGCGCTCGGTGCCGCCGCGGCCGGCGGCGGCGCCCTGCTCGCCCGCGACGGGGACACCGCGGTGCCCGTCGCCGAAAGCGGCTCGGCCGTGCCCTTCCACGGCGCGCACCAGGCCGGCATCGCCACCGCCGTCCAGGACCGGCTGCACTTCGCCGCCTTCGACGTGAGGACGAAGGACCGCGCGGAGCTGATCCAGCTCCTCAAGGACTGGACGCGGGCCGCCGAGCGGATGACGGCGGGCGCCGAGGTCGGCGACGGCGCGTACGGCGGACTGCCGGAGGCGCCCCCGGACGACACGGGCGAGGCCCTCGGCCTCAAGCCCTCCCGTCTGACCCTCACGATCGGCTTCGGCCCCACGCTCTTCGACGGGCGTTTCGGGCTGAAGGACAAGCGGCCCGGGGCCTTGGTGGAGCTGCCCAAGTTCCCGGGCGACAACCTGGATCCGGCGCGCAGCGGCGGCGACCTCTGCGTCCAGGCGTGCGCGGACGACCCGCAGGTCGCCGTGCACGCCATCCGGAACCTCGCACGGATCGGCTTCGGCAAGGTCGCGGTGCGCTGGTCGCAGCTGGGCTTCGGCAAGACGTCCTCGACGACCCCGGACGCCCAGACCCCGCGCAACCTCTTCGGCTTCAAGGACGGCACCCGGAACATCGGGGGCACCGAGACCGAGCGGCTGGCGAAGCACGTGTGGGTCTCCGGCAAGGACGCCGAGGGCCCGGCGGCGTGGATGGACGGCGGTTCGTACCTCGTCGCCCGCCGCATCCGGATGAACGTCGAGACCTGGGACCGCACCCCGCTCGGCGAGCAGGAGGACATCTTCGGCCGCGACAAGCGCGAGGGAGCGCCCGTCGGCAAGGCCAAGGAGCACGACGCGCCGTTCCTGAAGGCGATGAAGCCGGACTCGCACGTCCGGCTCGCCCACCCGGACACCAACGGCGGGGCGACGATCCTGCGCCGCGGCTACTCGTTCACGGACGGCACGGACGGACTCGGCCGGCTTGAGGCGGGCCTGTTCTTCCTGGCGTACCAGAAGGACGTCCGTACCGGCTTCATCCCCGTCCAGACCTCGCTCGGCCGCGCCGACGCCCTCAACGAGTACATCCAGCACGTGGGTTCGGCGCTGTTCGCCGTCCCGCCGGGCGTCCGGGACAAGGACGACTGGTGGGGCCGGGCACTGTTCGCGTGACTCCTCACGTGAGTCCGCTGGTGACTCCTCACGTATCCCAGGGAGGGAACCGACGTGTTCGGTAACTATCTGATCGGCCTGCGCGAGGGCCTGGAGGCCAGTCTGGTCGTCTGCATCCTCATCGCGTACCTGGTGAAGACCGGGCGCAGGGACGCGCTGAAGCCGATCTGGATCGGCATCGGCGTGGCCGTGGGAGTGGCGCTGGCCTTCGGCGCGGGTCTCGAATTCGGCTCCCAGGAGCTGACCTTCGAGGCTCAGGAGCTGCTCGGCGGGACGCTGTCGATCGTCGCCGTGGTCCTGGTGACCTGGATGGTCTTCTGGATGCGGCGTACGGCCCGGCACCTGAGGTCCGAGCTGCACGGCAAGCTGGACGCGGCACTCCGGATGGGGACGGGCGCGCTGGTCGCGACCGCCTTCCTGGCGGTGGGGCGCGAGGGCCTGGAGACGGCGCTCTTCGTGTGGGCGTCGGTGCGGGCGTCCTCGGACGGCTCGTACGCGCCGCTGACCGGGGTGGTCCTCGGGCTCCTCACGGCCGTCCTGCTGGGCTGGCTGTTCTACCGGGGCGCGCTGAAGATCAACCTGGCGAAGTTCTTCACCTGGACCGGCGGAATGCTGGTCGTGGTGGCGGCGGGCGTCCTCGCGTACGGCGTGCACGACCTCCAGGAGGCGCGCTTCCTCGGCGGTCTCGCGAACAAGGCCTTCGACGTCTCGGCGACGATCCCGCCGGACAGCTGGTACGGCACGCTCCTCAAGGGCGTCTTCAACTTCCAGCCGGACCCGACGGTCCTTCAGGTCACGGTGTGGGCGCTGTATCTGGTCCCGACGCTCGCGCTGTTCCTGGCCCCGATAGGGTCGGGTCCGTCCGTGCGGGTGGAGAAGCAGAAGGCGACCGATGAGAAGGCTGAGGCTGAGGCGAGCGCCGAGACGACCGCTTGAGCGGTCGTCCGCAGGGTCGGCACGACC
Above is a genomic segment from Streptomyces sp. NBC_00094 containing:
- the efeO gene encoding iron uptake system protein EfeO; the encoded protein is MRAVRLSVVTAAATAAALTAVTGCTEKSDAKAEDGAITVVAKDDSCEVSKTQFPAGHVTLAVENRGSKVTEVYVLYPDDRIVTERENIGPGTKATITAEIKAGAYAIVCKPGMTGTGIRQQVELTGAGAAATKRSPEMDTAVAAYRQYVQAQADATLPKVKVFTDAVRAGDIEAAKKAYAESRIGWERTEPVAESFGDIDPKVDVREDGLEEGQDPAKDWTGWHRLEKALWKDKKLGAAEKQLADTLDKDLADWVKRVGKAEITPTSMANGAKELLDEVASGKVTGEEERYSHTDLVDFKANVEGAQKSFELLKPVATKNDPKLVAELDKQFAALNTLLDTYRTDKSSYVFTSYEKVGKAERKELSDGVNALAEPLSKLAAAVVK
- the efeU gene encoding iron uptake transporter permease EfeU, coding for MFGNYLIGLREGLEASLVVCILIAYLVKTGRRDALKPIWIGIGVAVGVALAFGAGLEFGSQELTFEAQELLGGTLSIVAVVLVTWMVFWMRRTARHLRSELHGKLDAALRMGTGALVATAFLAVGREGLETALFVWASVRASSDGSYAPLTGVVLGLLTAVLLGWLFYRGALKINLAKFFTWTGGMLVVVAAGVLAYGVHDLQEARFLGGLANKAFDVSATIPPDSWYGTLLKGVFNFQPDPTVLQVTVWALYLVPTLALFLAPIGSGPSVRVEKQKATDEKAEAEASAETTA
- the efeB gene encoding iron uptake transporter deferrochelatase/peroxidase subunit yields the protein MSEETQEQQSAEAAPSRRTVIGWGGAGLALGAAAAGGGALLARDGDTAVPVAESGSAVPFHGAHQAGIATAVQDRLHFAAFDVRTKDRAELIQLLKDWTRAAERMTAGAEVGDGAYGGLPEAPPDDTGEALGLKPSRLTLTIGFGPTLFDGRFGLKDKRPGALVELPKFPGDNLDPARSGGDLCVQACADDPQVAVHAIRNLARIGFGKVAVRWSQLGFGKTSSTTPDAQTPRNLFGFKDGTRNIGGTETERLAKHVWVSGKDAEGPAAWMDGGSYLVARRIRMNVETWDRTPLGEQEDIFGRDKREGAPVGKAKEHDAPFLKAMKPDSHVRLAHPDTNGGATILRRGYSFTDGTDGLGRLEAGLFFLAYQKDVRTGFIPVQTSLGRADALNEYIQHVGSALFAVPPGVRDKDDWWGRALFA